Proteins encoded in a region of the Canis lupus familiaris isolate Mischka breed German Shepherd chromosome 1, alternate assembly UU_Cfam_GSD_1.0, whole genome shotgun sequence genome:
- the BLOC1S3 gene encoding LOW QUALITY PROTEIN: biogenesis of lysosome-related organelles complex 1 subunit 3 (The sequence of the model RefSeq protein was modified relative to this genomic sequence to represent the inferred CDS: deleted 1 base in 1 codon), whose translation MASQGRRRRPPRRPETVVPGEAAETDSELSASSSEEELYLGPSGPTRGRPTGLRVAGEAAETDSDSEPEATAAPGDLPPLVVQRETAGEAWGSEEAPAPAPARSLLQLRLAESQARLDHDVAAAVSGVYRRAGRDVAALAGRLAAAQAAGLAAAHSVRLARGDLCALAERLDIVAGCRLLPDIRGVPGTEPEQDPGPRA comes from the exons ATGGCGTCCCAGGGTCGTCGGCGGAGGCCGCCGCGGAGGCCCGAGACCGTGGTGCCGGGGGAGGCGGCCGAGACGGACTCGGAGCTCTCTGCGTCCTCGTCGGAGGAGGAGCTGTACCTGGGCCCCTCGGGCCCGACGCGCGGCCGCCCCACGGGGCTGCGGGTGGCCGGGGAGGCCGCGGAAACCGACTCGGACTCGGAGCCAGAGGCGACCGCCGCGCCGGGGGACCTGCCTCCGCTGGTGGTGCAGCGGGAAACGGCCGGGGAGGCCTGGGGCTCGGAGGAGGCCCCGGCGCCGGCCCCCGCGCGCTCGCTGCTGCAGCTCCGGCTGGCCGAGAGCCAGGCGCGGCTGGACCACGACGTGGCGGCCGCGGTGAGCGGCGTGTACCGCCGCGCGGGT CGCGATGTGGCCGCCCTGGCCGGGAGGCTTGCGGCCGCTCAGGCGGCGGGGTTGGCGGCGGCCCACAGCGTGCGCCTGGCGCGGGGGGACCTCTGCGCGCTGGCGGAGCGCCTGGACATCGTGGCCGGCTGCCGCCTGCTGCCCGACATCCGCGGCGTGCCGGGGACCGAACCCGAGCAAGACCCGGGACCGCGGGCCTAG
- the TRAPPC6A gene encoding trafficking protein particle complex subunit 6A isoform X1, whose translation MADAALFEFLHTEMVAELWAHHSDPGPGGQKMSLSVLEGMGFRVGQALGESPPGPTASAWPKRLSLPPPPPPRLPQETLAFREELDVLKFLCKDLWVAVFQKQMDSLRTNHQGTYVLQDNSFPLLIRMAAGLQYLEEAPKFLAFTCGLLRGALSTLGIKSLVTASVASLPTCKFQVVIQKT comes from the exons ATGGCGGACGCGGCGCTGTTCGAGTTTCTGCACACCGAGATGGTGGCGGAGCTGTGGGCGCACCACTCCGACCCTGGGCCTGGG GGACAGAAGATGAGCCTGTCTGTGCTGGAGGGCATGGGCTTCCgtgtgggccaggccctgggcgaGAG CCCTCCTGGCCCCACAGCATCAGCCTGGCCCAAGCGCCTGTCACtgccaccacccccgccccccaggctgccccaggagaCGCTGGCCTTCAGAGAGGAGCTGGACGTCCTCAAGTTCCTCTGCAAAGACTTGTGGGTTGCCGTGTTCCAGAAGCAGATGGACAGCCTCCGCACCAATCACCAG GGGACCTACGTCCTGCAGGACAACAGCTTCCCCCTCCTCATCCGGATGGCTGCGGGTCTGCAGTATCTAGAGGAAGCCCCCAAG TTCCTGGCCTTCACCTGCGGCCTCCTGCGAGGTGCCCTCAGCACCCTGGGCATCAAGAGCCTGGTCACCGCCTCCGTGGCATCCTTGCCCACCT GTAAGTTCCAGGTGGTGATTCAGAAAACCTga
- the TRAPPC6A gene encoding trafficking protein particle complex subunit 6A isoform X2 has product MADAALFEFLHTEMVAELWAHHSDPGPGGQKMSLSVLEGMGFRVGQALGERLPQETLAFREELDVLKFLCKDLWVAVFQKQMDSLRTNHQGTYVLQDNSFPLLIRMAAGLQYLEEAPKFLAFTCGLLRGALSTLGIKSLVTASVASLPTCKFQVVIQKT; this is encoded by the exons ATGGCGGACGCGGCGCTGTTCGAGTTTCTGCACACCGAGATGGTGGCGGAGCTGTGGGCGCACCACTCCGACCCTGGGCCTGGG GGACAGAAGATGAGCCTGTCTGTGCTGGAGGGCATGGGCTTCCgtgtgggccaggccctgggcgaGAG gctgccccaggagaCGCTGGCCTTCAGAGAGGAGCTGGACGTCCTCAAGTTCCTCTGCAAAGACTTGTGGGTTGCCGTGTTCCAGAAGCAGATGGACAGCCTCCGCACCAATCACCAG GGGACCTACGTCCTGCAGGACAACAGCTTCCCCCTCCTCATCCGGATGGCTGCGGGTCTGCAGTATCTAGAGGAAGCCCCCAAG TTCCTGGCCTTCACCTGCGGCCTCCTGCGAGGTGCCCTCAGCACCCTGGGCATCAAGAGCCTGGTCACCGCCTCCGTGGCATCCTTGCCCACCT GTAAGTTCCAGGTGGTGATTCAGAAAACCTga
- the TRAPPC6A gene encoding trafficking protein particle complex subunit 6A isoform X3, which translates to MADAALFEFLHTEMVAELWAHHSDPGPGGQKMSLSVLEGMGFRVGQALGESPPGPTASAWPKRLSLPPPPPPRLPQETLAFREELDVLKFLCKDLWVAVFQKQMDSLRTNHQGTYVLQDNSFPLLIRMAAGLQYLEEAPKVSSRW; encoded by the exons ATGGCGGACGCGGCGCTGTTCGAGTTTCTGCACACCGAGATGGTGGCGGAGCTGTGGGCGCACCACTCCGACCCTGGGCCTGGG GGACAGAAGATGAGCCTGTCTGTGCTGGAGGGCATGGGCTTCCgtgtgggccaggccctgggcgaGAG CCCTCCTGGCCCCACAGCATCAGCCTGGCCCAAGCGCCTGTCACtgccaccacccccgccccccaggctgccccaggagaCGCTGGCCTTCAGAGAGGAGCTGGACGTCCTCAAGTTCCTCTGCAAAGACTTGTGGGTTGCCGTGTTCCAGAAGCAGATGGACAGCCTCCGCACCAATCACCAG GGGACCTACGTCCTGCAGGACAACAGCTTCCCCCTCCTCATCCGGATGGCTGCGGGTCTGCAGTATCTAGAGGAAGCCCCCAAG GTAAGTTCCAGGTGGTGA
- the NKPD1 gene encoding NTPase KAP family P-loop domain-containing protein 1 isoform X1, with protein MHKHYTVRFARGALPLQTPAERYFLDPELGHQKGCCYQWCHDPAALQAHGPCRLPPQVCWQRAYHSHRGGVSGCRRGPQPPILQQQQQQQPQPPPPNPLRQRLCSVPGARKGPPATAAVPMQPAAAPEPPPEPTISPTAAPAMASSGPGLASAARALLEPGRPSAARPLPVPAACGSFTYSSDILTEDDVYCSCLAKTLCHVPVPVTVGFYAPFGCRLHMMLDKITALMQQEAAQREAEELRRVQWQPRPVSGWGFPRLLWYLVFLQPVITEVHLRRKNVKFLFIRFSAWQYAGTDKLWAGLVTTLCEGIRHQYGALPFSVYSVLGNKPATTPGFCQREWHCRRRVCLALLALLAALGLGVGLLYLSVGARAPGHGAASGSLLRVFGGAATTLSGSGLLMAVYSVGKHLFVSQRKKIERLVSREKFGSQLGFMCEVKKEVELLTDFLCFLEIYQRRRLRVVLEVTGLDTCYPERVVGVLNAINTLLSDSHAPFIFILVVDPSILAACLESAGSMKGTADNGYLFLNRTVTLPFSVPIMGRRTKLQFLQDAVLSRDDLLYREMTRKLRPGSGSSGGGGGGGGGGGGEDAQLLAVETRVGTERAQSRIDAEAARRIQEALLCLHDERDCLYEYVPDNVVSMRRIVNTVPITVRLLQQQDGDCAGPTPRQAVAWVVLANQWPCRLSWVLQCLEDRQQAGGAPEARARLWDVFCDNSRELHSMTKALQNVLDLDGDPELFERFLGSDFPFTVAEAQSLLRCTVNLDHSIRRRMGLIRAVSALKPPSPPKSPAHDPPHATNGAGHAPGTVRSGQGAEHVRGHASEAHQPRDWAQGGKPRPLA; from the exons aTGCACAAACACTACACCGTCCGCTTCGCCAGGGGCGCCCTGCCCCTCCAGACCCCCGCTGAGCGCTACTTCTTGGATCCGGAGTTGGGGCACCAAAAAG ggTGCTGTTACCAGTGGTGCCATGACCCAGCGGCCCTTCAAGCCCACGGGCCCTGTCGGCTGCCCCCACAGGTGTGCTGGCAGCGGGCCTACCACAGCCACCGGGGGGGTGTCAGCGGCTGCCGccggggcccccagccccccatcttgcagcagcagcagcagcagcagccccagcccccacctcccaacccccTGCGGCAGCGACTCTGCTCCGTCCCAGGGGCCCGGAAGGGGCCACCTGCAACGGCTGCTGTCCCCATGCAACCGGCCGCCGCCCCcgagccgccccccgagcccaCCATCTCACCCACCGCGGCTCCCGCCATGGCCAGCAGCggcccaggcctggcctccgCAGCCCGCGCCCTCCTGGAGCCCGGCAGGCCCAGTGCCGCCCGCCCCCTGCCTGTCCCCGCAGCCTGCGGCTCCTTCACCTACAGCTCCG ATATCCTGACAGAAGATGATGTCTACTGCAGCTGCCTGGCCAAGACCCTCTGCCATGTGCCCGTCCCGGTGACCGTGGGTTTCTATGCCCCCTTTGGCTGCCGCCTGCACATGATGCTGGACAAGATCACTG cgcTGATGCAGCAGGAGGCGGCGCAGCGCGAGGCCGAGGAGCTGCGGCGCGTGCAGTGGCAGCCGCGGCCGGTGAGCGGCTGGGGCTTCCCGCGGCTGCTGTGGTACCTGGTGTTCCTGCAGCCGGTCATCACCGAGGTGCACCTGCGGCGCAAGAACGTCAAGTTCCTCTTCATCCGCTTCAGCGCCTGGCAGTACGCGGGCACGGACAAGCTGTGGGCCGGCCTGGTGACCACGCTGTGCGAGGGCATCCGCCACCAGTACGGCGCGCTGCCCTTCAGCGTGTACTCGGTGCTGGGCAACAAGCCGGCCACGACGCCGGGCTTCTGCCAGCGCGAGTGGCACTGCCGGCGCCGCGTGTGCCTGGCGCTGCTGGCGCTGCTGGCGGCGCTCGGCCTGGGCGTGGGGCTGCTGTACCTGTCGGTGGGCGCCCGCGCGCCGGGCCACGGCGCGGCCAGCGGCAGCCTGCTGCGGGTGTTCGGCGGCGCGGCCACCACGCTGTCGGGCTCGGGGCTGCTCATGGCCGTGTACTCGGTGGGCAAGCACCTGTTCGTGAGCCAGCGCAAGAAGATCGAGCGGCTGGTGTCGCGCGAGAAGTTCGGCAGCCAGCTGGGCTTCATGTGCGAGGTGAAGAAGGAGGTGGAGCTGCTCACCGACTTCCTGTGCTTCCTGGAGATCTACCAGCGGCGCCGGCTGCGCGTCGTGCTCGAGGTCACCGGGCTGGACACGTGCTACCCGGAGCGCGTGGTGGGCGTGCTCAACGCCATCAACACGCTGCTGTCCGACAGCCACGCGCCCTTCATCTTCATCCTGGTGGTGGACCCCAGCATCCTGGCCGCGTGCCTCGAGAGCGCCGGCTCCATGAAGGGCACGGCCGACAACGGCTACCTCTTCCTCAACCGCACCGTCACGCTGCCCTTCTCCGTGCCCATCATGGGCCGCCGCACCAAGCTGCAGTTCCTGCAGGACGCCGTGCTGAGCCGCGACGACCTGCTGTACCGCGAGATGACGCGCAAGCTGCGGCCGGGCAGTGGCAgtagcggcggcggcggcggcggcggcggcggcggcggcggcgaggacGCGCAGCTCCTGGCGGTGGAGACGCGGGTGGGCACCGAGCGCGCGCAGAGCCGCATAGACGCCGAAGCGGCGCGCCGCATCCAGGAGGCGCTCCTCTGCCTGCACGACGAGCGTGACTGCCTCTATGAGTACGTGCCCGACAACGTGGTGTCCATGCGGCGCATCGTCAACACCGTGCCCATCACCGTGCGCCTGCTGCAGCAGCAGGACGGGGACTGCGCGGGCCCCACGCCGCGCCAGGCCGTGGCCTGGGTCGTGCTCGCCAACCAGTGGCCGTGCCGCCTCAGCTGGGTGCTGCAGTGCCTGGAGGACCGACAGCAGGCGGGGGGCGCGCCCGAGGCCCGCGCGCGCCTCTGGGACGTGTTTTGCGACAACAGCCGCGAGCTGCACTCCATGACCAAGGCGTTGCAGAACGTGCTGGACTTGGACGGCGACCCGGAGCTTTTCGAGCGCTTCCTGGGCTCCGACTTCCCCTTCACGGTGGCCGAGGCGCAGAGCCTGCTGCGCTGCACCGTCAACCTGGACCACTCCATCCGCCGCCGCATGGGCCTCATCCGCGCGGTCAGCGCGCTCAAGCCGCCCAGCCCGCCCAAGTCCCCGGCCCACGACCCCCCCCACGCCACAAACGGAGCCGGCCATGCCCCCGGGACGGTCCGGTCAGGTCAGGGTGCCGAGCATGTCCGTGGGCACGCCAGCGAAGCCCACCAGCCCCGGGACTGGGCGCAGGGGGGCAAGCCGAGACCCCTGGCCTGA